From Alphaproteobacteria bacterium, the proteins below share one genomic window:
- a CDS encoding Bax inhibitor-1/YccA family protein: MVDPRSQTSVLTRTRDEAVIDEGLRSYMLRVYNYMASGLALTGIVAFAFSSSPTLMQAVFGSGLMWVAILAPLALVFFLSFRINSMKPSTAQAVYWIYAALMGIALSTIFIAYTQTSIARVFFITAGTFAALSIYGYTTKKDLSGWGSFLFMGLIGIIIAAVVNMFLASSALQFAISVIGVLVFTGLTAYDTQQIKNMYYEGDEAGTATKKAVMGALRLYLDFINLFLMLLRLFGGRD; the protein is encoded by the coding sequence ATGGTCGACCCCCGTTCGCAGACCAGCGTCCTGACCCGGACACGCGACGAGGCCGTCATCGACGAAGGCCTGCGTTCGTACATGCTTCGGGTCTACAACTACATGGCGTCCGGCCTCGCGCTGACCGGAATCGTTGCCTTCGCCTTCTCCTCGTCGCCGACCCTCATGCAGGCGGTTTTCGGCTCGGGGCTGATGTGGGTCGCGATCCTGGCGCCGCTGGCGCTGGTGTTTTTCCTCAGCTTCCGAATCAATTCGATGAAACCGTCGACCGCCCAGGCGGTCTACTGGATTTACGCGGCGCTCATGGGCATCGCGTTATCGACGATCTTCATTGCCTATACGCAGACCAGCATCGCCCGCGTCTTCTTTATCACCGCCGGCACCTTCGCCGCGCTCAGCATCTACGGCTACACGACGAAGAAAGACCTCTCCGGGTGGGGCTCGTTCCTGTTCATGGGCCTGATCGGCATCATCATCGCGGCCGTCGTCAACATGTTCCTGGCGAGCAGCGCCTTGCAGTTCGCGATCTCGGTGATCGGCGTCCTCGTCTTTACCGGCTTGACCGCCTACGACACCCAGCAGATCAAGAATATGTATTACGAGGGCGATGAGGCCGGAACGGCGACCAAAAAGGCCGTGATGGGCGCGCTGCGCCTCTATCTCGACTTCATCAACCTGTTCCTGATGCTGCTGCGGCTGTTCGGCGGCCGCGACTAG